AGGTTTAAACAGATTTTCATCCATACTTAATACCTCCATCACCCTAAAGTCCTAAAATTTAACAAAGTTTATATGAAAACTCATAGACGCAGTGGTTTATTGATTTAAAAAATATCTTTATTAAAGCTTTTTTGAAATCTAATAAACTGTGTAGGAGCGACTCCACAAAATCTTGTTTCTACAAAATCACGATTTTTGAGTCGCTCCCTTAAAACAATACTATGGTTCAACAACTAGTTCGCTATTTGACAAAATATCTATTACTTCTGACATAGTTGTTAGTCCACCTACTTTTAAGTAATCAGTTAAGTCATAATAGTCTACACAAATTCCACAAGAAAGTATTTTTACTCCTCTTAATTCTAGTTCTTTTAAATCTTCTAACGCTTCAGAACCTTTTGCAGTATATTTTACTCCTTCTCCATAAAATATAATATGCTCTGGTAAGTGTTCTTTTTGAGCAAGAGTATGGATAAACCCTTTCATTAGGTTATCACTTAATTCTTGTTCTCCACTACCCATTCCTGTAGATTTAATAACAACATCATATTTTTTTGACATAATTATGTCCCCCTTAGTTTTTATAATATTTTTATAGAATTATTTCTAATACATATTATA
This is a stretch of genomic DNA from Gemella haemolysans. It encodes these proteins:
- the yedF gene encoding sulfurtransferase-like selenium metabolism protein YedF gives rise to the protein MSKKYDVVIKSTGMGSGEQELSDNLMKGFIHTLAQKEHLPEHIIFYGEGVKYTAKGSEALEDLKELELRGVKILSCGICVDYYDLTDYLKVGGLTTMSEVIDILSNSELVVEP